One genomic window of Paenibacillus xylanilyticus includes the following:
- the thiD gene encoding bifunctional hydroxymethylpyrimidine kinase/phosphomethylpyrimidine kinase — protein MSMAQALTIAGSDNGGGAGIQADLKTFQELGAYGLSVITAVTAQNTLGVQGVYPVPLEGIARQLDSTGEDFKPGAVKTGMLFSAETIRLVSEKWRQFGWTNLVIDPVMVAKGGAPLLQQEAVHALVTDLLPHALVTTPNIPEAELITGMTIRNLADREEAARRIVHMGSAYALVKGGHAEGNGMIVDVLYDGTSFHYLENVRIVTRHTHGTGCTYSAAITAELAKGSSVLAAVTTARAFIQAAIEDELGIGAGHGPTNHFAYQRRQRGEQ, from the coding sequence ATGAGTATGGCGCAGGCACTCACGATTGCCGGGTCAGATAATGGCGGCGGGGCCGGCATTCAGGCGGATCTGAAAACCTTTCAGGAACTGGGCGCTTACGGCTTGTCTGTTATTACTGCGGTTACCGCACAGAATACACTAGGCGTTCAGGGAGTCTATCCGGTTCCTTTGGAAGGTATTGCCCGGCAGCTCGATTCCACAGGTGAAGATTTCAAGCCCGGAGCGGTAAAAACAGGCATGCTTTTCAGTGCAGAAACCATTCGGCTGGTTTCCGAGAAATGGCGGCAATTCGGCTGGACCAATCTGGTCATTGATCCGGTCATGGTAGCGAAAGGTGGTGCCCCGTTGCTTCAGCAGGAGGCGGTGCACGCCCTGGTCACGGATCTGCTTCCACACGCATTAGTCACAACGCCGAATATTCCGGAAGCCGAACTGATCACCGGAATGACCATCCGCAATCTGGCCGATCGTGAAGAAGCCGCCAGACGAATCGTGCACATGGGCTCTGCGTATGCTCTGGTCAAAGGCGGACATGCTGAAGGTAACGGGATGATTGTTGATGTGCTCTATGACGGCACGTCCTTTCATTATCTGGAGAACGTACGCATTGTGACACGCCACACCCATGGGACCGGCTGTACGTACTCTGCCGCCATCACGGCCGAACTGGCCAAGGGCTCGTCTGTGCTGGCTGCCGTAACAACCGCGCGAGCGTTCATTCAGGCGGCCATTGAGGATGAACTGGGGATTGGGGCCGGACACGGGCCAACGAATCATTTTGCGTATCAGCGCAGACAGCGGGGTGAGCAGTGA
- the thiM gene encoding hydroxyethylthiazole kinase: MSYLARVRSQNPLVHNITNLVVAPFTANGLLALGASPFMAYAHEEVADVAKMSGAVVFNIGTLNDQVVQAIRLAGQSANAHQVPVVLDPVGAGATAYRTDTVQMLVRELRLTVLRGNVAEVANVIGENWSIKGVDAGQGEGDRTGIAERAAQKLGCVVVITGREDVITDGQTTFLTQNGHALLTQVTGAGCLLSSIIGAFAAVAPSGEELLSSVVEALAFYGVAAEIAAARTAHLGPGSFQIELLNQLALVTPDVVAQQTRVRELGGDTQ, translated from the coding sequence ATGTCATATCTGGCACGAGTTCGTTCTCAAAATCCACTGGTTCACAATATCACCAACCTCGTGGTTGCTCCCTTTACGGCCAACGGCCTGCTCGCACTGGGCGCCTCTCCTTTCATGGCCTATGCACATGAAGAGGTAGCCGATGTCGCCAAAATGTCCGGAGCGGTCGTGTTCAACATTGGCACACTCAATGACCAGGTTGTCCAGGCCATACGGCTCGCCGGACAATCGGCCAATGCCCATCAAGTGCCAGTTGTACTCGACCCGGTGGGAGCTGGCGCTACGGCCTATCGTACGGATACGGTTCAGATGCTCGTGCGTGAGCTTCGGCTTACCGTACTGCGGGGCAACGTGGCGGAAGTCGCCAATGTCATAGGCGAGAACTGGAGCATTAAGGGTGTCGATGCAGGCCAAGGCGAAGGTGACCGCACCGGAATCGCCGAGCGGGCAGCACAGAAGCTTGGCTGTGTTGTCGTTATCACTGGACGCGAGGATGTCATTACGGATGGACAGACCACGTTCCTAACGCAGAATGGACATGCCCTGCTCACTCAGGTCACTGGCGCAGGATGCCTGCTTAGCTCCATCATAGGTGCCTTTGCTGCGGTTGCACCGTCTGGAGAAGAATTGCTAAGCAGTGTTGTTGAAGCCCTTGCCTTCTATGGCGTTGCAGCCGAGATCGCGGCAGCGCGCACAGCCCATCTCGGGCCAGGCAGTTTCCAGATCGAGCTGCTAAACCAGCTTGCGCTGGTAACCCCGGACGTGGTCGCTCAGCAGACCCGGGTCCGAGAGCTTGGCGGTGATACCCAATGA
- a CDS encoding ABC transporter substrate-binding protein, with the protein MRKKKLIHILLPALICLLLIVSGCGNTGANPSPSHSDPQVQGTDSTTTGSSSGDHDSLSIMLDWYPNAVHSFIYAAQEKGYFADQGLDVDIQMPADTNDALKLVAAGKVDLALSYQPQILLARGEGIPVRSIAAVVRHPLVHLLTETDGKVNSPKDLEGLTVGYSSVPLYEAMVRTMMSQDGGDPDRMNLVDVGFDLIPSLASGQADAIMGGFINHEQLILEKEGHSVKSINPVDYGVPDYYELVLTASDEGIEAKKDQLTRFVKAIQEGQNYVTEHPDEALNILLAHENETSPLDREIETKSLDILLPLMTEEGIPFGWQESSSWENVRKWLVQRKLIPDSVQAEDAFINLQDK; encoded by the coding sequence ATGAGAAAAAAGAAACTCATTCACATCCTGCTTCCTGCCCTCATCTGTTTATTGCTGATCGTCAGCGGTTGTGGCAATACGGGTGCGAACCCTTCACCGTCACATTCCGATCCCCAGGTACAGGGCACAGATTCAACAACAACCGGATCGTCGTCTGGTGACCACGATTCATTGTCCATCATGCTCGACTGGTATCCGAATGCAGTCCATTCCTTTATATATGCAGCACAGGAAAAGGGATATTTTGCAGACCAAGGGCTCGATGTGGACATTCAGATGCCTGCCGATACGAATGATGCGCTCAAACTTGTAGCCGCTGGCAAAGTGGATCTGGCGCTGAGCTATCAGCCGCAAATTTTGCTAGCCCGTGGAGAAGGCATTCCCGTAAGATCCATTGCCGCTGTCGTTCGGCATCCACTCGTTCATCTGCTGACGGAAACGGACGGGAAGGTGAACTCTCCCAAAGATCTTGAAGGACTGACGGTAGGGTATTCCTCCGTTCCCCTATATGAAGCCATGGTGCGTACGATGATGAGTCAGGATGGCGGCGATCCGGACCGCATGAATTTGGTGGATGTTGGATTTGATCTGATCCCTTCGCTGGCCTCCGGTCAGGCCGATGCGATCATGGGTGGTTTTATCAATCATGAACAGCTGATTCTCGAGAAAGAAGGTCATTCGGTCAAGTCTATTAACCCCGTCGATTACGGCGTGCCGGATTATTACGAACTCGTTCTTACAGCAAGCGACGAGGGAATTGAGGCGAAGAAGGATCAGCTCACCCGCTTCGTCAAAGCGATCCAGGAAGGTCAGAACTATGTGACCGAGCATCCGGATGAAGCATTGAACATCCTGCTCGCACACGAAAATGAGACGTCCCCGCTGGATCGGGAAATTGAAACAAAGAGCCTGGACATTCTGCTTCCGCTCATGACTGAAGAAGGTATCCCGTTTGGCTGGCAGGAGTCTTCCTCCTGGGAAAACGTGCGGAAGTGGCTGGTACAACGTAAATTGATTCCGGATTCGGTACAGGCCGAGGATGCGTTTATCAACTTGCAGGATAAGTAA